A genomic stretch from Cloacibacterium caeni includes:
- a CDS encoding SusC/RagA family TonB-linked outer membrane protein yields MNMNIKKGLGLIAVLYFTSSFQAQIKSDSSAIKEKKIDEVVLIGYGSVKKKNATSAIENIKADVFEDRPIYNVTQALQGTAAGVSVVQNSGKPGQALNIKIRGNNSISSGVDPLYVVDGIQTKDISGINPDDIVDITVLKDATSTAIYGINGSAGVVIVTTKRGKTNKSQLNFNAYWGFSKISNNVDVLNIDQYKALMADINANGGNDYLPTINNPRYAGISTDWEKEVFKTGFDQNYNVNYSFGNEAIKGYSALGYQGIDGTVAPSRFDRVSAKINLDAKVTNWLKVNSTLNYFNTKFKNTNDNAAGARAGVILSTLTTPTFMPAYANQLMVRDVDASGNYIDGYKDGQFAMNPFTAGWENPVAFQYRGYDDTNTQRFLSNIGLEVNILKNLVYKPSVSLDYVDVENETFIDPFKSVYGRQEKGTGSRTNSTYKDFNVENTLTYTFKTGAHDFNLIGGHQLHERNNKVQYYWGNQFPSDVTTFEFEKSQNGNKVYREETLRELSFFGRMVYTYDNKYTLMGVFRQNGSSALQPGKKWGFFPGVSGSWLVSNENFLKDNNSISELKLRGGWGKTGNASGIPFYASYNLDRLNRDGGVWETAQWGTDIGWEVTTDTNFGVDLAFLNNKIKFSADFYKRITDDLIMPIEMGPTVGNILRNVGSMENKGMEFTLNTANIKNENFTWNTNFNISFNKNKVNELKYMPVINKVFIEGMDNLVRFTAGQPLGSFYGYQMQGVDPQTGDIVYNDLNGNGNFDTGDRTFIGNPNPDYTFGFSNNFTYKNWYLDTLITGSVGNDIYNASRFELELMNDFKNQSTAVLDRWTTVGQVTNVPRANSLSAMVISDRFVEDGSYVKLKNVTLGYNFKNPFKGVSKLNVYVTGQNLYTITDYSGFDPEVNAFASSNGILGIDYGTYPQVRTVVVGLKANF; encoded by the coding sequence ATGAACATGAATATTAAAAAAGGGTTAGGACTGATAGCAGTTCTTTATTTTACCTCAAGTTTTCAGGCTCAAATTAAAAGCGATTCTTCAGCTATAAAAGAGAAGAAAATAGATGAGGTGGTTCTGATTGGTTATGGTTCTGTAAAAAAGAAAAATGCAACCAGTGCAATTGAAAACATTAAAGCAGATGTTTTTGAAGACAGACCAATTTATAACGTGACGCAAGCTTTGCAAGGAACAGCAGCGGGTGTAAGTGTAGTACAAAACTCGGGTAAACCAGGGCAGGCTTTAAACATTAAAATCAGAGGGAATAACTCTATTTCTTCTGGTGTAGATCCACTTTATGTAGTAGATGGAATTCAGACCAAAGATATTAGTGGAATTAACCCAGATGACATTGTAGATATTACCGTTCTTAAAGACGCAACTTCTACTGCAATCTATGGTATTAATGGTTCTGCTGGTGTAGTAATTGTTACGACTAAAAGAGGAAAAACAAATAAATCTCAACTTAACTTTAATGCATATTGGGGATTCTCTAAAATTTCTAATAATGTAGATGTATTGAATATTGACCAATATAAAGCATTAATGGCAGACATTAATGCAAATGGAGGAAATGATTATTTGCCAACGATTAATAATCCTAGATATGCAGGAATTAGTACAGATTGGGAAAAAGAAGTTTTCAAAACAGGTTTTGACCAAAACTATAATGTGAATTATTCTTTTGGTAATGAAGCTATAAAAGGGTATTCAGCTTTAGGTTATCAAGGAATTGATGGTACAGTTGCTCCTTCTAGATTTGATAGAGTTTCTGCAAAAATTAACCTAGATGCAAAAGTAACGAACTGGTTAAAAGTAAACTCTACGTTAAACTACTTTAACACAAAATTCAAAAATACCAACGATAATGCTGCAGGTGCTAGAGCAGGGGTTATTTTAAGTACTCTTACTACTCCTACATTTATGCCAGCTTACGCTAACCAGCTTATGGTAAGAGATGTAGATGCTTCTGGTAACTATATTGATGGTTATAAAGATGGTCAGTTTGCAATGAACCCATTCACAGCAGGTTGGGAAAACCCAGTAGCATTCCAATATAGAGGATATGATGATACCAACACTCAGAGATTCTTATCGAATATTGGTTTGGAAGTAAATATTCTTAAAAATTTAGTGTATAAACCAAGCGTTTCATTAGATTATGTAGATGTAGAAAACGAAACGTTCATTGATCCTTTTAAATCAGTTTATGGAAGACAAGAAAAAGGAACAGGAAGTAGAACTAATTCTACATACAAAGATTTCAATGTTGAAAACACTTTAACGTATACTTTTAAAACAGGAGCTCATGATTTCAACCTTATTGGAGGTCATCAATTGCATGAGCGTAACAATAAGGTGCAATATTATTGGGGTAATCAATTCCCTTCTGATGTAACTACATTTGAGTTTGAAAAATCTCAAAACGGTAATAAAGTATACAGAGAAGAAACCCTTAGAGAATTATCTTTCTTCGGAAGAATGGTATACACTTATGATAATAAATATACCTTAATGGGAGTATTCCGTCAAAATGGTAGTTCTGCATTACAACCAGGAAAAAAATGGGGATTCTTCCCAGGTGTTTCTGGTTCTTGGTTAGTGTCTAACGAAAATTTCTTAAAAGATAACAACTCTATTTCTGAACTTAAATTAAGAGGAGGTTGGGGTAAAACAGGTAACGCATCTGGTATTCCTTTCTATGCTTCTTATAATCTAGACAGATTAAACAGAGATGGAGGTGTTTGGGAAACTGCTCAATGGGGTACAGATATAGGTTGGGAAGTTACAACAGATACCAACTTTGGGGTAGATTTAGCCTTTTTGAACAATAAAATTAAATTCTCTGCAGATTTCTATAAAAGAATTACTGATGATTTAATTATGCCAATCGAAATGGGTCCTACAGTTGGTAACATCCTAAGAAACGTAGGTTCTATGGAAAATAAAGGGATGGAATTCACCCTTAATACTGCTAATATTAAGAATGAAAACTTCACTTGGAATACTAATTTTAACATTTCATTCAATAAAAATAAAGTCAATGAGTTAAAATACATGCCTGTTATAAACAAAGTATTTATTGAAGGTATGGATAATTTAGTAAGATTTACTGCGGGTCAGCCTTTAGGTTCTTTCTATGGTTATCAAATGCAAGGAGTAGATCCACAAACAGGGGACATTGTTTATAATGACCTTAATGGAAATGGAAACTTTGATACAGGTGACCGTACTTTCATAGGAAATCCAAATCCTGATTATACATTCGGTTTCTCTAATAATTTTACTTACAAAAACTGGTACTTAGATACATTAATTACAGGTTCTGTAGGAAATGATATCTATAACGCTTCTAGATTCGAACTAGAATTAATGAATGATTTCAAAAATCAATCTACAGCAGTACTTGATAGATGGACCACAGTAGGACAAGTAACTAATGTACCAAGAGCAAACTCTCTTTCTGCGATGGTAATTTCTGATAGATTCGTAGAAGATGGATCTTACGTAAAACTTAAAAATGTAACTTTAGGGTACAATTTCAAAAATCCTTTTAAAGGAGTTAGCAAGCTAAATGTTTATGTAACAGGTCAAAACCTATATACCATTACAGACTATTCAGGATTTGATCCAGAGGTAAATGCTTTCGCAAGTTCTAACGGAATCTTAGGTATTGACTATGGTACTTATCCACAAGTGAGAACAGTTGTAGTTGGTCTAAAAGCTAATTTTTAA
- a CDS encoding sialate O-acetylesterase, with product MKKSISVFLLLTIQLLMANVSLPYIFSDNLVLQRNSKIPVWGFASPHEKVLVSFKNQTKSTVADQNGNWKVDLDQEKEGGPFTLTIKGNNEIIFKNVLVGDVWLCSGQSNMEWALSSSEGYKEELNQKEFPLIRHIKVERKINSLPQNNLAKTEWNVANASNIGDFSAVAYFFAKKMYHERQVPIGIINSSWGGTVIEAWIPKNAFEQSPYFKEMIANMPQIDIESLQQKNFEAKTAFFEKKLNAKIADFNQEQFLSADYNASALKDLYVPKAWEQQGFEGLDGVAWVRKTIVLSDEDLAGNAVLYLGKIDDEDLTYFNGKLVGQMKQWSDDRIYTIPKEILKKGENIIAVKVNDTGGGGGLWNNDDEVKLVTAQKSIPLAGNWKFAVEKIYAAINQNEFPSLIYNTMIHPIEDFRISGMLWYQGESNAERAYEYNQSFPLLINSWRQKFGENLPFYFVQLATFNTKGDSNEGCDWCEVRDAQLNTTKMKNTGMVVTTDVGNPNDIHPKNKKTVGERLANLALNNGLKSSIYQKSTVKGNKITISFNTKEKLVSKNNEILKGFEIAGNDQKFYPAKAEIKKNKIVVTSEKVSNPVAVRYGWKGDDSEINLFTEKGLPIAPFRTDSFKLSTENKKYQFELK from the coding sequence ATGAAAAAATCAATCAGCGTATTCTTATTATTGACCATTCAATTATTGATGGCAAATGTTTCTTTACCATATATTTTCTCAGACAATTTGGTGTTGCAGAGAAATTCTAAAATTCCAGTTTGGGGTTTTGCATCACCTCATGAAAAAGTGTTGGTAAGTTTTAAAAATCAAACCAAATCCACTGTTGCTGACCAAAATGGCAATTGGAAAGTAGATTTAGACCAAGAAAAAGAAGGTGGTCCTTTTACATTGACGATTAAAGGAAATAATGAAATTATTTTCAAAAATGTTTTGGTAGGAGATGTTTGGTTATGCAGCGGACAAAGCAATATGGAGTGGGCGCTTTCGTCTTCTGAAGGTTATAAAGAAGAGCTTAATCAAAAAGAATTTCCGCTCATTAGACATATTAAAGTTGAAAGAAAAATAAATTCTTTACCTCAAAATAACCTTGCGAAAACAGAATGGAATGTTGCGAATGCTTCCAATATTGGAGATTTTTCTGCAGTAGCCTATTTTTTTGCTAAAAAAATGTATCACGAAAGACAAGTTCCTATCGGAATCATTAATTCTTCTTGGGGCGGAACTGTAATCGAAGCGTGGATTCCTAAAAACGCATTCGAGCAATCGCCTTATTTTAAAGAAATGATTGCCAATATGCCACAAATAGACATAGAAAGTCTTCAACAGAAAAATTTCGAGGCTAAAACTGCTTTTTTTGAGAAAAAACTGAATGCTAAAATTGCAGATTTTAATCAAGAACAATTCTTGAGTGCAGATTATAACGCTTCTGCTTTAAAAGATTTATATGTTCCAAAAGCTTGGGAACAACAAGGTTTCGAAGGTTTAGACGGAGTTGCTTGGGTTAGAAAAACCATTGTTCTTTCAGACGAAGATCTTGCAGGAAATGCGGTGCTGTATTTAGGAAAAATTGATGACGAAGACCTTACTTATTTTAATGGAAAATTAGTGGGACAAATGAAGCAATGGTCAGATGATAGAATTTATACCATTCCGAAAGAAATTTTAAAAAAAGGAGAGAATATCATTGCAGTAAAGGTTAATGATACTGGTGGTGGCGGTGGTTTGTGGAATAATGATGATGAGGTGAAACTAGTCACCGCTCAAAAAAGTATTCCATTGGCAGGAAATTGGAAATTTGCTGTAGAAAAAATTTATGCAGCCATCAATCAAAATGAATTTCCTTCTTTGATTTACAATACCATGATTCACCCGATTGAAGATTTTAGAATTTCTGGAATGCTTTGGTATCAAGGAGAATCAAATGCAGAGAGAGCATATGAATATAACCAAAGTTTCCCACTATTGATTAACAGTTGGAGACAGAAATTTGGAGAAAACTTACCTTTTTATTTCGTTCAATTAGCCACTTTTAACACTAAAGGAGACAGTAATGAAGGTTGCGATTGGTGTGAAGTGCGAGATGCTCAACTGAATACTACCAAAATGAAAAACACTGGAATGGTAGTAACTACCGATGTTGGAAATCCGAATGATATTCACCCAAAAAATAAAAAAACAGTAGGAGAAAGATTGGCTAATTTAGCCTTAAATAATGGTCTGAAAAGCTCAATTTATCAAAAATCAACGGTAAAAGGAAATAAAATTACCATCAGCTTTAATACGAAGGAAAAATTAGTTTCTAAAAATAATGAAATCTTAAAAGGTTTTGAAATTGCAGGAAATGACCAAAAATTCTATCCTGCAAAAGCAGAAATTAAGAAAAATAAAATTGTAGTTACATCCGAAAAGGTTAGTAATCCCGTTGCTGTAAGATATGGTTGGAAAGGAGATGATTCAGAAATTAATCTTTTCACCGAAAAAGGATTGCCTATAGCGCCATTTAGAACAGATTCTTTTAAACTTTCTACAGAAAACAAAAAATATCAGTTCGAGTTAAAATAA
- a CDS encoding glycoside hydrolase family 3 N-terminal domain-containing protein: protein MKKILLSLVLAGLGINISAQKSIDQKVTELMAKMTLEEKIGQLNQYNDDITATGPITKDADKAGQVRAGKLGSILNAIGVKNTKNWQDQAMQSRLKIPLLFGQDVIHGFRTTFPIPLGETATWDMNLIEKSARIAATEASAYGIHWTFAPMVDIGRDPRWGRVMEGAGEDTYLGTLVGKARVKGFQGNGLGNKDAVMACAKHFAAYGAAVGGRDYNSVDMSLRQLHETYLPPFKAVSDIGVATFMNSFNDINGIPATGNKYLQRDLLKGAWNFQGFVVSDWGSIGEMIPHGFAKDNKDAALKAIIAGSDMDMESRSYTNHLAELVKEGKVDIQLVDDAVRRILTKKYELGLFDDPYRFINEKREKEQANNPEHRKFAREIGAKSIVLLKNENQLLPLSPTTKKVAIIGPFAKATVENHGFWSIAFPDDSQRIVTQFDGIKAQLDKNSELLYAKGCNANDNDKSLFAEAVETAKKADVVIMTLGEGHAMSGEAKSRSNIHFSGVQEDLLKEIAKTGKPIILMINAGRPLVFDWASENIPTIVYTWWLGTEAGNSIADVLFGKINPGGKLPMTFPRTEGQIPIYYNHYNTGRPAKNNTDRNYVSAYIDLDNDPAYPFGFGLSYTTFQYSDVNVSATQLKGNQTLTASVTLTNSGNYDGEEVVQLYIRDLVGKVVRPVKELKGFQKIFLKKGESKTVSFNITPEDLKFYDDELTFDWESGEFDIMIGTNSAQVKTKRVNWEK, encoded by the coding sequence ATGAAAAAAATACTTCTTTCATTAGTTTTAGCAGGATTGGGAATAAATATTTCGGCACAGAAATCAATCGACCAAAAAGTTACAGAGCTGATGGCGAAAATGACTTTGGAAGAAAAAATAGGACAGCTCAATCAATACAATGATGATATTACAGCAACTGGTCCTATTACGAAAGATGCAGACAAAGCTGGTCAAGTTCGTGCAGGGAAACTAGGCTCTATTCTAAACGCTATCGGTGTTAAAAATACGAAGAACTGGCAAGACCAAGCCATGCAGTCTCGTCTTAAAATTCCTTTACTTTTTGGGCAAGATGTTATTCATGGTTTTAGAACTACTTTTCCTATTCCGTTAGGCGAAACCGCTACTTGGGATATGAATTTAATTGAAAAATCTGCTAGAATTGCAGCCACGGAAGCTTCAGCTTATGGAATTCACTGGACTTTTGCACCAATGGTAGATATAGGAAGAGATCCAAGATGGGGACGCGTAATGGAAGGAGCAGGTGAAGACACCTATTTAGGAACATTAGTAGGAAAAGCTAGAGTAAAAGGTTTCCAAGGAAATGGCTTAGGAAATAAAGATGCAGTAATGGCTTGTGCTAAACATTTTGCAGCTTATGGAGCTGCAGTTGGCGGAAGAGATTACAATTCTGTAGATATGAGCCTTAGACAATTGCACGAAACGTATTTGCCACCTTTCAAAGCGGTGTCTGATATAGGAGTAGCTACTTTTATGAATTCTTTTAATGATATCAATGGAATTCCTGCCACTGGTAATAAATATTTACAAAGAGATTTGCTAAAAGGCGCTTGGAATTTCCAAGGGTTTGTAGTTTCTGACTGGGGAAGTATTGGCGAAATGATTCCTCACGGTTTTGCTAAAGACAATAAAGATGCTGCTCTGAAAGCAATTATCGCGGGAAGTGATATGGATATGGAAAGCCGTTCTTATACTAATCATTTAGCAGAATTGGTAAAAGAAGGAAAAGTAGATATTCAGTTAGTAGATGATGCGGTTCGCAGAATTTTGACTAAAAAATATGAACTTGGACTTTTTGATGACCCTTATCGTTTCATCAATGAAAAGAGAGAAAAAGAACAAGCCAATAATCCAGAACACAGAAAATTTGCAAGAGAAATTGGTGCGAAAAGTATCGTTTTATTAAAAAATGAAAATCAATTATTACCACTTTCTCCTACCACAAAAAAAGTGGCCATTATTGGTCCATTTGCGAAAGCTACAGTAGAAAATCACGGTTTTTGGTCTATTGCTTTTCCAGATGATAGCCAAAGAATTGTAACTCAGTTTGATGGAATTAAAGCTCAATTGGATAAAAATTCAGAATTGCTTTATGCGAAAGGATGTAACGCAAATGACAATGATAAATCTCTATTTGCAGAAGCGGTAGAAACAGCCAAGAAAGCAGACGTAGTGATTATGACTTTAGGCGAAGGCCATGCAATGAGCGGCGAAGCAAAAAGCAGAAGCAATATCCATTTTTCTGGAGTTCAGGAAGATTTATTGAAAGAAATTGCCAAAACAGGAAAACCAATTATTTTAATGATTAATGCCGGTCGTCCTTTGGTTTTTGATTGGGCTTCAGAAAACATTCCTACCATTGTTTACACTTGGTGGTTAGGTACAGAAGCTGGAAATTCTATTGCAGATGTACTTTTCGGGAAAATAAATCCTGGCGGTAAATTGCCGATGACTTTTCCTAGAACTGAAGGTCAAATTCCTATCTATTACAATCATTACAATACAGGAAGACCTGCTAAAAATAATACAGACAGAAACTATGTTTCAGCGTATATTGACTTAGATAATGATCCAGCTTATCCATTTGGATTTGGTTTGAGTTACACTACATTTCAATATTCTGACGTAAACGTAAGTGCTACTCAACTGAAAGGTAATCAAACTTTGACGGCTTCAGTTACGCTTACCAATTCAGGAAATTATGACGGAGAAGAGGTGGTTCAGTTGTACATCAGAGATTTAGTAGGAAAAGTTGTTCGTCCTGTAAAAGAACTGAAAGGTTTTCAAAAAATATTCTTGAAAAAAGGAGAAAGCAAAACCGTTTCTTTTAACATTACACCAGAAGATTTAAAATTCTATGATGATGAACTCACTTTCGATTGGGAATCAGGAGAATTTGACATCATGATAGGCACCAATTCTGCTCAGGTAAAAACCAAAAGAGTAAATTGGGAAAAATAA
- a CDS encoding glycoside hydrolase family 30 protein, with the protein MVLKKIISALVLGSIASLISCNSFTKIEAPKTIEYWQTNADETLKLQKQNNLVFDNPQNNFQNILINPSEKFQTVDGFGYTLTGGSVEVINQLSPAKKKELLQDIFGKSIGVSYLRLSIGASDLNSSVFSYDDVPAGQTDEDLSEFSLAKDQPVIDMLKEILAINPDIKIIGAPWSPPVWMKDNGSSIGGSLKPEFYQVYAEYFVKYIKEMKKNGITIHAITPQNEPLHPGNNPSMYMTAEQQRDFIKNNLGPAFRAANIATKIVLYDHNCDKPEYPITILQDPEAAQYVDGSAFHLYAGDVSALGVVKNAFPNKNLYFTEQWTGSTGTFAGDFIWHTKNVIIGTMRNWSKIALEWNLANDAQFQPFTPGGCTQCKGAITINSSDSYTKNVAYYIIAHASKFVPQNSQRIGSTQVGNLSTVAFKTPEGKIALIVLNEGAEVENFNITFDGKSVATSLPSNSVATYTF; encoded by the coding sequence ATGGTTCTAAAAAAAATCATATCCGCCTTAGTTTTAGGCTCTATAGCTTCTCTTATCTCATGTAATTCTTTTACAAAAATAGAAGCTCCAAAAACAATAGAATATTGGCAAACGAATGCTGATGAAACTTTAAAACTTCAAAAACAAAACAATCTTGTTTTTGATAATCCACAAAATAATTTCCAAAATATTCTCATCAATCCTTCAGAAAAATTCCAAACCGTAGATGGTTTTGGGTATACTCTTACCGGAGGAAGCGTAGAGGTAATCAATCAATTATCTCCAGCGAAGAAAAAAGAACTTCTTCAAGATATTTTCGGAAAATCCATAGGCGTAAGTTATCTTAGATTAAGCATTGGCGCATCAGATCTTAACAGTTCTGTCTTTTCTTATGATGATGTTCCCGCAGGTCAAACAGACGAAGACCTGAGCGAATTCAGCTTAGCAAAAGACCAACCAGTGATTGATATGTTAAAAGAAATTTTAGCCATTAATCCAGATATTAAAATTATTGGCGCACCTTGGTCACCACCAGTTTGGATGAAAGATAATGGGAGTAGTATTGGCGGAAGTCTAAAACCAGAATTCTACCAAGTTTATGCAGAATATTTTGTGAAATATATTAAGGAAATGAAGAAAAACGGAATCACCATTCATGCCATTACTCCTCAAAACGAACCATTGCATCCTGGGAATAACCCAAGTATGTATATGACTGCAGAACAACAAAGAGATTTCATAAAAAACAATTTAGGTCCTGCTTTTAGAGCAGCCAATATTGCTACAAAAATAGTATTGTACGACCATAATTGCGATAAACCAGAATATCCTATTACCATTCTCCAAGACCCTGAAGCTGCACAATATGTAGACGGATCAGCGTTTCACCTTTATGCGGGAGATGTTTCTGCTCTTGGTGTTGTAAAGAACGCTTTTCCAAATAAAAATCTGTATTTCACAGAACAATGGACGGGTTCTACAGGAACTTTTGCGGGAGACTTCATTTGGCATACCAAAAATGTAATTATTGGAACCATGAGAAATTGGAGCAAAATTGCATTAGAATGGAATTTAGCAAATGATGCACAATTCCAGCCATTTACTCCAGGAGGTTGTACTCAATGTAAAGGAGCAATCACTATCAATTCCTCTGATTCTTACACTAAAAATGTAGCGTATTATATTATTGCTCACGCTTCTAAATTTGTACCTCAAAATTCACAAAGAATAGGTTCTACACAAGTAGGAAATTTAAGTACAGTAGCTTTTAAAACGCCAGAAGGCAAAATAGCTTTAATCGTTTTAAACGAAGGAGCAGAAGTTGAAAATTTTAATATTACCTTTGATGGTAAATCTGTAGCCACTTCATTACCATCTAATTCAGTGGCTACCTACACCTTTTAA
- a CDS encoding MFS transporter, with the protein MLINKKNKSLNVNLMLSFIVFSMLLNSMSIIILQLSQNALHTYTGLGILEFFKDIPIALVSIFLVDYIKKKSYYLSLAFALFICTVCSFSIPFLTEFWFLKIWFILIGISFSIGKICVFSIIKNTTETEKEFSITMSRTEAAFMLGIFIVNMEFALILSSDYQEFWRFGFWLVGFISLWTAIQIIRHHHTHKNIEPVPVKKSKIDFTILLNKSSLLFLAIISLIIFAEQIFNSWLPTFYKKSLNSSSFFALQSSALLAFFSFLGRIIASKLIHRFSPMKIFYTSLISGIILISSAFFIGQESDLKIKILMFIFPLIGFFIAPLYPMLNSKFLGNYPEKKISRMVSFIILFTSLGGSIGSISTAYIFQKNLANYYLLFASIPLILILILSSFFTIKERMSINKNDHET; encoded by the coding sequence ATGTTAATAAACAAGAAAAACAAATCGCTTAATGTTAACTTAATGTTAAGTTTCATAGTCTTTTCTATGCTCCTTAATTCAATGAGCATTATCATATTACAGCTCTCTCAAAACGCTCTGCATACTTATACAGGATTAGGAATTTTAGAATTTTTCAAGGATATTCCCATAGCTTTAGTTTCTATTTTTTTGGTAGATTATATTAAAAAAAAGAGTTACTACCTTTCATTAGCATTTGCATTATTTATTTGTACCGTCTGCAGTTTTAGTATTCCCTTTTTAACTGAATTTTGGTTTTTAAAAATATGGTTCATTCTTATCGGAATTTCATTTTCTATTGGCAAAATCTGTGTTTTTAGCATCATCAAAAACACAACAGAAACTGAAAAAGAATTCTCTATCACCATGAGCCGAACCGAAGCTGCTTTTATGCTCGGAATTTTCATTGTGAACATGGAATTTGCACTTATTCTAAGTAGTGATTATCAAGAATTTTGGAGATTTGGATTTTGGCTGGTAGGATTTATTTCGTTGTGGACAGCTATACAAATTATAAGACATCACCATACTCATAAAAACATTGAACCAGTCCCTGTAAAAAAATCAAAAATCGACTTTACAATTTTACTGAACAAAAGCTCACTATTGTTTTTGGCTATTATATCACTCATTATTTTTGCTGAACAAATATTCAACTCGTGGCTTCCCACTTTTTATAAAAAATCCCTCAATTCTTCTTCTTTTTTTGCGCTACAATCTTCTGCATTACTGGCGTTCTTCTCATTTTTAGGGAGAATAATCGCTTCAAAACTCATTCATAGGTTTAGCCCCATGAAAATCTTTTACACCAGCTTAATTTCTGGGATTATTCTCATCAGTTCAGCATTTTTTATAGGGCAAGAAAGCGATTTAAAAATAAAGATATTAATGTTTATTTTTCCACTGATTGGCTTTTTTATTGCGCCACTTTATCCTATGCTAAACTCTAAGTTCCTAGGCAACTACCCCGAGAAAAAAATAAGCAGAATGGTTTCCTTCATCATTTTGTTCACTTCTTTAGGGGGTTCTATAGGCTCAATAAGCACTGCATATATTTTTCAAAAAAATTTAGCAAATTATTACTTGTTATTTGCTTCAATTCCCTTAATTTTGATACTCATACTTTCTTCTTTCTTTACCATCAAAGAAAGAATGTCTATAAATAAAAATGATCATGAAACTTGA
- a CDS encoding RagB/SusD family nutrient uptake outer membrane protein, whose protein sequence is MKLNKTINYLILGVGMSFGAVSCSDYLDTNPITEKPRELTEAPYKTATDAEDLMNTIYNDLGNEYWQLDYFFNGDAQTDVAYQGGDNPQNAQQSEYRIIATNSNVSRDWNYIYGRINNCNKVINYVDKIPDTSLSAQRRKEMIAEASVMRAMYYFHAVQLWGDVPLVTQAVIGVTAENFEEVYAQVYPARKPVNEVYALIISDLEGALANVPASSNKYRASKGAALSLLAQVYATKPSPDFTKVVTYTDQLMTEGYSLLQTYDHLFDSEHEANAESIFEINGNGSSVWWWGTFMFIGTDWKKFNTPSNDLIKSFDAQGDAIRKASTVKFEPVGWSDKYWSSSSYPFAWKQREQSGNQNVYIFRYADLLLLRAEAKVRLGDYTGAAALVNQVRARVNLAPITITGATDGINKVLEERKLELAFEGQRWFDLKRTGKAVEIIKNRKDASGNPLSYAANITEQKLLWPIPQSQIDNNPNLTQNAGY, encoded by the coding sequence ATGAAACTTAATAAAACCATAAATTATTTAATTTTAGGCGTAGGTATGTCTTTTGGAGCGGTTTCTTGTTCAGACTATTTAGACACCAATCCCATTACAGAGAAGCCAAGAGAGCTAACAGAGGCTCCTTACAAAACTGCTACTGACGCAGAAGATTTAATGAATACTATCTATAATGATTTAGGTAATGAATATTGGCAATTAGATTACTTCTTTAATGGTGATGCACAAACTGATGTTGCTTATCAAGGTGGAGACAACCCTCAAAACGCACAACAATCCGAGTACAGAATCATTGCTACCAATAGTAATGTAAGCAGAGACTGGAACTACATTTACGGGCGTATTAACAACTGTAATAAAGTAATCAATTATGTAGATAAAATCCCTGATACATCTCTTTCTGCACAAAGAAGAAAAGAAATGATCGCGGAAGCTTCTGTAATGAGAGCAATGTATTATTTCCACGCTGTACAACTTTGGGGAGACGTACCATTAGTTACACAAGCTGTAATCGGAGTAACTGCAGAAAACTTTGAAGAAGTGTATGCACAAGTTTATCCAGCAAGAAAACCAGTGAACGAAGTATATGCTCTTATCATTTCTGATTTAGAAGGTGCTTTAGCTAATGTACCCGCAAGTTCTAATAAATATAGAGCTTCTAAAGGTGCTGCTTTATCTCTTTTAGCTCAAGTGTATGCAACTAAACCAAGCCCTGATTTTACTAAAGTAGTTACTTATACAGATCAATTAATGACTGAAGGATACAGTCTTTTACAAACTTATGACCATTTGTTTGATTCTGAACACGAAGCAAACGCAGAATCTATTTTCGAAATCAATGGAAATGGAAGCAGTGTTTGGTGGTGGGGAACTTTCATGTTCATCGGAACAGACTGGAAAAAATTCAATACTCCATCTAATGATTTAATTAAATCTTTTGATGCTCAAGGAGATGCAATCAGAAAAGCTTCTACAGTTAAGTTTGAACCAGTAGGTTGGTCAGATAAATATTGGAGCAGCTCTAGCTATCCATTTGCTTGGAAACAAAGAGAGCAAAGCGGAAACCAAAATGTTTACATCTTTAGATATGCAGATTTACTTCTTCTAAGAGCTGAGGCTAAAGTAAGATTAGGAGATTACACAGGTGCTGCAGCTTTAGTAAACCAAGTAAGAGCAAGAGTTAATTTAGCTCCTATCACAATTACTGGTGCAACTGATGGTATCAACAAAGTGCTAGAAGAAAGAAAACTAGAATTAGCATTCGAAGGACAACGTTGGTTTGACCTTAAGAGAACAGGAAAAGCTGTTGAAATTATTAAAAACAGAAAAGATGCTAGCGGAAACCCTCTAAGTTATGCTGCTAACATTACAGAACAAAAATTACTTTGGCCTATTCCTCAATCTCAGATTGATAATAATCCTAATTTAACTCAAAACGCTGGTTATTAA